A segment of the Alistipes communis genome:
AATTGAGCTTCCACCGCCGGCGGGAAAGAACGATGTTCTTGTAACGGATGCGCGGCATATAGTCGAGCGTCGAGAAGAGCGATCCGACGGCGAAGCCGAAACCCTGCGTTCGTTGCAGGCTCTGCATGTCGGCTAGAAAACGATACATCGGAATGGGGCTGAGCGAATAGTTGTGCGCACAGGTCAGACGGGGGATGACCTCTTTGTCGAATCGCTTCGACCGCAGGTAGAAACGCCCCTTGCGCACCGACAGGATCAGGTCGGAGGCCGGAATGCGCTCGGCAAGCGTCTCGTCGAGGTTCGAGAGGTAGTCGATGACGTAATCGCGGAACACGGGACGCGACGAAATATTGCCGATGCGCGCTTCGGTGATGTGGGCGACCTCCGCAATGATTTTCCCCTCGTTGGCCTGCCGTTCGTAGTCGGCTACCTCGCGCACCAGCGCGTCGATGGAGGCGTCGGTATGGCAGAAGCGCCCCAGCAGGTTCGCGCCGCCGTTCGACCCGACGGATTTGAGGTAGATCGACCGCCCGTCGGCATCGTCGCGCAGCAGGTTGAACATGACGGGGATCGTGTCGGGGTAGACGATCGCCTCGGGTCGGCGGTTCGGGAAATCCTTTTCGTCGATCGTGATCTCTTCGGCGTCCCGCTTCATCGCCTCGATGTATTTTTTGAGCAGCAGCACGTCCGTTGCGCTGTAACCGCCCGTTTGTCCGCCCTGCGCGCCATACGACGGCACGATACCGTCGATGACGGGATTCACGTCGTTGTGGCTGCCCTGCGCATAGGGATACCCCAAGCCCAGCTCGTTGTCCAACGCCAGCATCAGCGGCACCTCCTCGGTTTCATAACGCTGCACGAACGCCTGCTGGAAGGCTTGCAGATTACCGTTCTGGTAGGTGCCCGAAATACTGCCGACGAAATCGACGTACTCTTTCAGATCGGTCAGCACGCCGGTCGAAAGCTGTGCCTGCGCAGGACGGAACAGGTCGGCCTGAAAGAGAAACTTGACGTCGTAGGGAACGCCCAGCGGTTCGATGAGCCGTTCGATCTTCGCGTATTCCTCCTGTGTCATGCCGGGCGGACGGGCGTCGATGGCTGCGAGCCGCTCCTGCACGCACGCCAGCGTCGGGGCGTATTCCGTGTCGCCGAAGCGTTGCAACTTACGGATGAGCGTCGTGAGGATGTCATCGCCGACGATAGCCGGAGCCAGCTCCGTAGTAAGCAGGGAGGAGGCGATCAGTTCGTCGATGTAGGCTTCGGCCTCCTCGCGTGTGATCTCGTCGTCGACGAGGCTTCCGGCCAGCGTGTCGAACGTCGCGCCGTCGCGCGCCAGCGCAAACACGGCCGTCAGTTCGGGAGTGATCTCGACCGAAGCCATCTGATGCTCCGTCTTCTTGCCCCGGTGGAAATACTCGATGTAGCGGTACTGTCCGGCGATCTCGTAGAGCGTATCGTTCGGGAAGAGGCGGAGCTGCCGGCGGACCGCTCCGTGCCGTTCGATCCGCTGGATCAGCGCGCAGAGGTACTGCATGTCGAGCCGTGTAGTACGCCGTGCGGCGATAGGCTCCGCAACGGCGATCTGCGTCGAGGAGCCGAAGCGCCCCGTCGAGCAGCCGGCAAAGAGACCGAAGGGCGTACAGCGCGAGCAGGCGCGCAGGAAGTATTTCAGAGCCGCCGCGTCGCCCTTCTCCTCCGCATCCTCCGTCTTGTCGCCGGTGAAGGTATAGAGATCGGGCGAGGCGAGGTAGAGCGCTTCGCGGAAGCAGGGCTGCTGCATCGTCCGTTCGGGATTGTCGAGCGCCGAAAGCGGAAAGAGCGGCGTGCGCAGTACGAAAGTCGGGAACGCCCGCAATTTGATCTTGGCCATAGATTAAAGCATAAAAAACAGTTCGGTCCAGTCGAACGCTGCGGAATCGTCCGCTTCATGCTGCATCGACAGCAGCCACAGACCGACGCCCGTCACGCCTGAAAGCAATGACAGGTCGGTACGCCACTCCGGCTGTTCCGAAGGAAAAAAGAATTTGTAACCGGCGATGCCGTCTTCCCATCGGGCATGTGCCAACGTCTGTTCGTGCCAGAAATCACAGGCCGCGCGTAACCGTTCATCGCCCGTCTGTCGATACATGTAGTGGAAGATCATCGCCACGCCTGCGCTGCCGTGACACAGGCCGGCATCGTAGGCCATCGTCTCACGCAGTGTACGGCGGCCTGCGGCATGAAGTATCACTTCATGGGTCTTTGTTTTCAGCGTTTCGTCGTCCAACACCTTCCCCGCGTTCCACAAAGCGACCGCCACGCCCAAATCGCCGTAGCACCATGCCAGACGGCTCGCCTGTCGCTGCGGTTGCGACTCCTGCGATGTACTCGGG
Coding sequences within it:
- a CDS encoding lantibiotic dehydratase family protein — translated: MAKIKLRAFPTFVLRTPLFPLSALDNPERTMQQPCFREALYLASPDLYTFTGDKTEDAEEKGDAAALKYFLRACSRCTPFGLFAGCSTGRFGSSTQIAVAEPIAARRTTRLDMQYLCALIQRIERHGAVRRQLRLFPNDTLYEIAGQYRYIEYFHRGKKTEHQMASVEITPELTAVFALARDGATFDTLAGSLVDDEITREEAEAYIDELIASSLLTTELAPAIVGDDILTTLIRKLQRFGDTEYAPTLACVQERLAAIDARPPGMTQEEYAKIERLIEPLGVPYDVKFLFQADLFRPAQAQLSTGVLTDLKEYVDFVGSISGTYQNGNLQAFQQAFVQRYETEEVPLMLALDNELGLGYPYAQGSHNDVNPVIDGIVPSYGAQGGQTGGYSATDVLLLKKYIEAMKRDAEEITIDEKDFPNRRPEAIVYPDTIPVMFNLLRDDADGRSIYLKSVGSNGGANLLGRFCHTDASIDALVREVADYERQANEGKIIAEVAHITEARIGNISSRPVFRDYVIDYLSNLDETLAERIPASDLILSVRKGRFYLRSKRFDKEVIPRLTCAHNYSLSPIPMYRFLADMQSLQRTQGFGFAVGSLFSTLDYMPRIRYKNIVLSRRRWKLNYDDVKAFSAYRTEEHRKAFAGYMAERRLPRRVVHPMGDNELLLDLHDDRCVRLLFSLLRKYKTVSVEEFLFDTEHAVVHDEQANGYTNEMIVILHK